A stretch of DNA from Cupriavidus taiwanensis:
CTTGCGCGAGGGCAGCGGCGCGTCCGCTGCGATCGGTTCGGGCAGCGGCGCCTGGTGCCGGGCCTGGGCGCGCGCGCCGGCATGCGACTGGACGTGCCCGGGGGCGGGGTCAACGGATTGATATGCGGTCATGCAGAACCTTCTGATTGCGGTCGTTGGGTATCGGTGCGCGGCAAGAGTGGCCGCGGCGGAACCGCAAGGTTAGAAGGCTTTGTCGAAGGCAGTCTTGACGGTCGTCAAGCCGGTGGGACGGCGGAAGCGGTAAAGGCGGGTCCGCCGCAGGTGCGGCGGGCCCGAGATGCTGCGGTGTGGCGGATCAGGCTGCCGGGACGCTGGCCGGCTCGCCCATCACATAGACGCTGTCGATCACGCGGTCGTCGCCCAGCATGGCAAAGGCGAACAGTTCTTCCTCCAGCGTTTCGGAGCGGTTGCTGCGGCGTGCGATCAGCGGCGTGGCCTGCGGATCCAGCACGATGAAGTCCGCCTCGCAGCCCTCGCTGAAGCTGCCGACGCGGCCGGTCCAGCCCAGCGCCTCCGCCGCGGCGCGGGTGGCGAGATAGAACATGCGCAGCGCGGTCAGGTAGTAGCCGCCCATGCGCGCCACCTTGTGCGCGGCGTTCATGGTGCGGAACATCGAGAACGAGGTGCCGCCGCCGACGTCAGTGGCCAAGGTCACGTTCAGGCGGTTGGCATCGGACTGGTGGAAGTCATAAAAGCCGCTGCCGAGGAACAGGTTGGAAGTCGGGCAGTGCGCCACCGCGGCGCCGCTGTCGGCCAGCCGGCGGCGGTCGTCCTGGTCCAGGTAGATGGCGTGGCCGTACATCGCGCCGGGGCGCAGCAGGCCGTAGCGGTCGTAGACGTCGAGGTAGCTGCGCGCGTCCGGGAACAGCTCGGCCACCCATTTGACCTCGTCGCGGTTCTCCGCCACGTGGGTCTGGATAAAGGCGTCCGGATAGGCGCGCGCCAGTTCGCCGCAGGCGGCCAGCTGCGCCTCGGTCGAGGTCGGCGCGAAGCGCGGCGTGATCGCATACGACAGCCGTCCCTTGTTATGCCAGCGCGACAACAGGTCTGCGGAATCCCGGGCGCCGCTTTCGGCGGTGTCGCGCAGGAATTCGGGACAGTTGCG
This window harbors:
- the guaD gene encoding guanine deaminase; its protein translation is MTTHPTTDSRTRAIRGRVLHFLRDPQFHEDAYQYWDDGVLIVTDGRIAAAGDYAQLSARIPAGAEVIDHRGKLIVPGFIDTHVHFPQTDMIASPSPGLLHWLDTYTFPEERRFADHDYARGVAGFFTEELLRNGTTSAVVWSTVHKASAEALFAESEARNLRMVTGKVMMDRNCPEFLRDTAESGARDSADLLSRWHNKGRLSYAITPRFAPTSTEAQLAACGELARAYPDAFIQTHVAENRDEVKWVAELFPDARSYLDVYDRYGLLRPGAMYGHAIYLDQDDRRRLADSGAAVAHCPTSNLFLGSGFYDFHQSDANRLNVTLATDVGGGTSFSMFRTMNAAHKVARMGGYYLTALRMFYLATRAAAEALGWTGRVGSFSEGCEADFIVLDPQATPLIARRSNRSETLEEELFAFAMLGDDRVIDSVYVMGEPASVPAA